The sequence below is a genomic window from Sorangiineae bacterium MSr12523.
CCATTCCCTTGGCTGCCGTCGCCTTCATCGCTGCTTCCAGAGCTGCTGCACGCACTCGCCCAAACACCCAATACGACTGCCAAGGAGAGACACGAGCGCGTCTCCCACTTCGCCGAGAAGGTTCGCATTTAGTGACAATGATAAATATCATCATTGTGAGCAAGAGGCATTGAGCCGTCGCGCGCACTTCCAGTCACCAGGTCAAACTCATCTCCAGCTGGAAATGCGCACCGTTTCATCGAGTTTTTGTGGCGGCTGCGGTATTGCCGCGCGCGTGGCAAGCTTCCCCCGTTAGGGGCGAGTCCCCCCAAATGACATCACTCTACGACATGTGCCCATAGGGCTGCGCGCGACGCGGCAAAGTTATGTACGTTGCTTTCCTTCAAGGAGGTACGCATGAAAGCCATTTCGTTCGTTCGGCATCGCCTCGCCATGTGGAGCGCCGGTTTGCTGCTTGGTTTGCTTCCATTGGCCAGTGGATGCGCATCGGACGAGGGCGATGGGCTCGTTCGGAACGATGGCCGTGTGGCGCTGGCGCCCACTGGGCTCGCCGAACAGCTCGATGGCATTCTGGCGAGCCCTCTTCTCGAAGGAGCACTGGCGGGTGTGGTCGTCCGGGATGCGCGAACGGGCGAAGTACTTTATTCGCACCGTGGAAATGATCGACTCGTTCCGGCGTCGAATGCCAAGTTGCTGACCGCCGCGGCGGCCCTGGAGGTGCTGGGCACGGGCCATCGCTTCGAGACCAGCGTCTGGACCGATGGGCAGCGACGGGGGCCCATTCTTCAGGGCAATCTCTATTTGAAGGGGACGGGCGACCCGAGCATGCTCGCGCAGGATTACGATGCGCTGGCGGCCAAGCTGGCCGATTCGGGACTGACCTTCGTCCAAGGCGAGCTTTGGGCCGACGATACGTGGTTCGATGACGTGCGCCTCGGGAGCGGATGGGAATGGGAGGACGAGCCCTTCTATTACGCTGCGCAGGTTTCGGCCCTCACCGTCTCGCCGGACGAGGACTTCGATGCCGGCAACATCGTCGTGGACGTGAACCCGGGCTCTGCGGTGGGGCAACCGCCGCGGGTCGCGCTCCTGCCCAATACGGATTACATCACGATCGACAATCGCGCGATCACGGCGGAGGCCGGATCGTCCAGCACGCTCTCGGTCGAGCGCCAGCACGGGACGAATACGTTTCTCGTTACCGGGTCGATGCCGCTCGGCGCGGATACGGACCGCAGCTACAACAGCGTGTCGCAGCCCACCGGTTATGCAGCCGCCATTTTTCGTGCGGCGTTGGAGGCACACGGGGTTCGCGTACTGGCGCCCGCGACGCACTTCGGGCCTACCCCGTCGTCGGCAACGCAGTTGCTGAAACGGAGCTCCCCTCCTCTTTCCGAGTTGCTCCCGCTTTTTCTCAAACTCAGCAACAATGGGCACGCGGAAATTTTGACCAAGACAATGGGCAAAACCCTTCATGGTGAAGGGAGTTGGGACGCCGGAATCCAGGTTATCTCGGAGTTCCTTTCCGCGAACGGGGTCGATGCGAATACCTTGCAGATCAGCGACGGATCGGGTCTTTCCCGTCACAATTTGATCTCCGCCGCGCACCTCACGGCCTTGTTGCTGGCCGTTCGCAACAAGCCATGGTTTGCGACCTTCTACGATGCGCTGCCCATCGCTGGGGTGCCGCAAAGGCTGGTCGGAGGTACGCTGCGGTCCCGCATGAAAAATACGGCGGCCGCCGGGAATGTTCATGCCAAAACCGGCAATTTGGATTCCGTCTCTTCTTTGTCGGGCTACGTCACCAGTGCGGCTGGAGATCCTTTGGTATTCTCCATTCTGCTGAATCACTACTTGCAATCGGGGGTGGCTCGCCTCGAGGATGCCATCGCCATCACCCTCGCCAATTCTGGGGCCAATCCGCGGGTGCAGCCGCCGGCCCCTCCGATCGACGTCCAGGCACGCCCCCGACTCGAGTGCGGCTGGACCAAGGGTTGCTAGCTCACGACGAAGGTCGATGGCATTTGATCGATGCATGCGCATCGATCTGCGCCGGCGCCAGGTCTTTTGGTCGCCGGCGCATTTCTTTTGTACTCGCCTAAAGGACCGCGCCCGAGCCGCGTAAATGCATGTAGACCCCATGCTTACGCCATCCCTCCCGTCGGAGTCACGTGCGTCATTGGACGATCTCGCGCAGGCCGAGCGGGCGCTTTCGACCCATGCCGAGTTCGGCGACTCCATTCAAATCGAAACGCGGGTGCTCGCCCGATATCGCTTTGGGCTGGAAGTCCTCGCAGAGTATCTCCCGTCGCTCCGTGACAGCGTCGAGCGCGTGAACGATGCCCCGGACGAATGGGCGCGGCATTTCCTGTACGATCCCGGCCTGCGGCTGGCCATCGAGAACGCCCTCGCGATGCTCGAACGGAAGTCGCTCCGCTCCCCCGATCTGCTGGAAGCGTGGCTCCCTGCGGCATGGAATGCCATCGAGCGCGATCCGGATCGGACGTATTCGGAATCGGCCTTCGCCCCATCGGGATCCGTCCGCGTGGGTCCAGGCAAATGGTCCTGGGTGGCTCCATTCGACCAGACATCGGATCCGCTGCTGCAACCACTTCGCAGAAACCTCGAGGCTGCACTGCCTACGACGTCGACCTGCCTGGCCACTTCGCCGTGGATCATCCAACGACTCGATACTGCATGTTCGTTGCTCGGAGCCGTCCTTCCGCAATTGGGGGCCAGCACACTCCGCCACATTGCGGCCATCAGCGTCATCGAGACGAAGGCAGAAGAGGGGAATCTACTCTCGGCATCGGGTGGGGACGTAGCCCCATCGACGATGGTCGTCTCGCCGCGTCAGCTCGAAAACCCGTGGGATGCAGCTGGCCATCTCCTGCACGAAGGTTTGCATCTGAAGTTGTTCGACGTGGCGCGTTCGCACGCACTCTTGCGCGACCCGGACGAACGGGTCGAGATCCCCTGGCGTCAGGTCCCTTTCACCCTATCGCGGGTGGTCTTTTCGTTTCACGTATACGTCCACATGCTGCTCTTCAAAGCAGCGGTCGAACGCCGCGGCGCCAGATATTTCCATATCTACGGCGAGCCTCGTGCTCATGACACGCGCGCCCAGGCCATGTCCGTCGTACGCAACGATGAATCGGCACGATTCGGTCGCGCCATCGACCGAACGCGGTTTCTCTACGAGCGGCTCTCGGGTCCGTGGTCATCGCATCTCACACGCGACGGTCTCCGGCTGGTGGAGTGGCTCACGTCCAGCGTCGAACGCATCGAGGGGAGTCTTCGCCCGCCGTCGGGGGAACGAACATGAGCACGGATCGACGCATCGAGAAGACGCCTGGACTGCGGGTCAAACCATTGATGGACTCGGGTTATCTTTTGGTATTCACGCCGGATCGGCCCAAGATCCATTGGCTGAATGCCAAGGCGTGGCTGATTTTCGAACTCTGCGAGAACACGCCGGAGGACGAAATCTTTTTGGAGTATGCATCCGCGTGCGCGCCTGGCGAAGGGCCCGCACCGTCGAGGGGGGAGCTTCGCGCAGGAATCGACGACCTCTTACGCAGCGGGATCGTTCGAGAAGCTCTCTCTCCGTATCGTTCATTTCAACATTCAAACAAGGAGTCAGACGTATGAACAGCAAGTCGCTCGACAAGAAGAACACCATCGAAACGCTGAAGAAGATTGTCGCGAGCAAAGGCATCGCGGAGCCGAGGGTGACGGCGGACTCCGGACAGGAGCGCCGTTGGTACCCGCCATTCATCGTTGCAGAGTGATCTAGAAGCTTGAAGGAACGGAGGGCTGTTCGGAAGCATCGGGCGGCCCTCCGTGATTGAGTCCCACCCTTGGAATGGTGACCATCATGTCGACCCATGTCACGGAATCCATGATCCGCGCGGCGGACCGCGCGCTGGCCCAACATCCGGAATTCGGGGACTCATCGGCCATTTCGACATTGGTGACGGAGCGCTACAAGTTCGGGCTCGATCTTTTCGCTCCCGCACTTCCCGGCGTGGCGCGGGCCCTGCCAATCCTGGAGACCTGGGAGGAGTCCACCACGAACGCGCTCTTCGCCGATCCGCTGATCCAATTTTCCATCGAGCGCGCATTCGAGAGCCTTGCGAATGGCGAGCCGGCCACATCGCCCCACGAGCTGGAGAGGTGGCTGGGGGTTGCGACAGCCTCGTTTGCGCGGGGCGGGCGGCTCGGTTTGGTGCAGGATCAAATGAATCGTCCGTGGCCGGTCGCAAAGGGAAAGACGTACCTATGGGATCTCCCAGCGGCCAACCCGGTGACCTCGGAGCTCGAACGAAATTTCCGTGAGCACT
It includes:
- the dacB gene encoding D-alanyl-D-alanine carboxypeptidase/D-alanyl-D-alanine-endopeptidase codes for the protein MKAISFVRHRLAMWSAGLLLGLLPLASGCASDEGDGLVRNDGRVALAPTGLAEQLDGILASPLLEGALAGVVVRDARTGEVLYSHRGNDRLVPASNAKLLTAAAALEVLGTGHRFETSVWTDGQRRGPILQGNLYLKGTGDPSMLAQDYDALAAKLADSGLTFVQGELWADDTWFDDVRLGSGWEWEDEPFYYAAQVSALTVSPDEDFDAGNIVVDVNPGSAVGQPPRVALLPNTDYITIDNRAITAEAGSSSTLSVERQHGTNTFLVTGSMPLGADTDRSYNSVSQPTGYAAAIFRAALEAHGVRVLAPATHFGPTPSSATQLLKRSSPPLSELLPLFLKLSNNGHAEILTKTMGKTLHGEGSWDAGIQVISEFLSANGVDANTLQISDGSGLSRHNLISAAHLTALLLAVRNKPWFATFYDALPIAGVPQRLVGGTLRSRMKNTAAAGNVHAKTGNLDSVSSLSGYVTSAAGDPLVFSILLNHYLQSGVARLEDAIAITLANSGANPRVQPPAPPIDVQARPRLECGWTKGC
- a CDS encoding HEXXH motif-containing putative peptide modification protein — encoded protein: MLTPSLPSESRASLDDLAQAERALSTHAEFGDSIQIETRVLARYRFGLEVLAEYLPSLRDSVERVNDAPDEWARHFLYDPGLRLAIENALAMLERKSLRSPDLLEAWLPAAWNAIERDPDRTYSESAFAPSGSVRVGPGKWSWVAPFDQTSDPLLQPLRRNLEAALPTTSTCLATSPWIIQRLDTACSLLGAVLPQLGASTLRHIAAISVIETKAEEGNLLSASGGDVAPSTMVVSPRQLENPWDAAGHLLHEGLHLKLFDVARSHALLRDPDERVEIPWRQVPFTLSRVVFSFHVYVHMLLFKAAVERRGARYFHIYGEPRAHDTRAQAMSVVRNDESARFGRAIDRTRFLYERLSGPWSSHLTRDGLRLVEWLTSSVERIEGSLRPPSGERT